In one Populus nigra chromosome 12, ddPopNigr1.1, whole genome shotgun sequence genomic region, the following are encoded:
- the LOC133669988 gene encoding auxin-responsive protein IAA16, translating into MTSIMGAEPEKYSMINFEETELRLGLPGGIGNGNDGEVAKSNGKRGFSETVDLKLNLSTKESGKGGDEEKVMKEKTVAPPASTDPAKPPAKAQVVGWPPIRSFRKNVMAVQKNSNDNGEKSGSSGTGVAFVKVSMDGAPYLRKVDLKLYKSYQELSDALGKMFSSFTIGNCGSQGMKDFMNESKLIDLLNGSDYVPTYEDKDGDWMLVGDVPWEMFVDSCKRLRIMKGSEAIGLAPRAVEKCKNRI; encoded by the exons ATGACTAGCATAATGGGAGCAGAGCCTGAAAAGTATAGCATGATTAACTTCGAAGAGACTGAATTACGTCTAGGGTTACCTGGAGGAATTGGTAACGGAAATGATGGTGAGGTTGCAAAGAGTAATGGGAAGAGAGGGTTTTCTGAGACTGTTGATTTGAAGCTTAACCTCTCTACAAAGGAATCAGGAAAGGGAGGCGACGAGGAGAAAGTAATGAAGGAGAAGACCGTTGCTCCTCCGGCCTCTACTGATCCTGCAAAGCCACCGGCCAA GGCACAAGTTGTGGGTTGGCCACCCATTAGATCATTCCGTAAGAATGTCATGGCTGTACAGAAGAACAGCAATGACAACGGTGAAAAATCCGGTAGCAGTGGCACCGGTGTGGCTTTTGTTAAGGTTAGCATGGATGGTGCTCCGTATTTACGAAAAGTGGACTTGAAATTATACAAGAGCTACCAAGAACTCTCTGACGCTCTAGGCAAAATGTTCAGCTCCTTCACCATTG gtAACTGTGGCTCACAAGGAATGAAAGATTTCATGAATGAAAGCAAATTGATAGATCTTTTGAATGGTTCCGATTATGTGCCAACTTATGAAGACAAGGATGGAGATTGGATGCTTGTAGGAGATGTTCCATGGGA AATGTTTGTGGATTCATGCAAGCGCTTGAGGATTATGAAAGGGTCTGAGGCTATTGGACTTG CCCCGAGAGCTGTAGAGAAGTGCAAGAACAGAATTTGA
- the LOC133668941 gene encoding auxin-induced protein 22D-like, protein MEFERDLNLDATELRLGLPGTATKQSEKHTPNSNLAKSNKRSLPDMNEEPAGSSGENSSVSSNDKKSHDQETAPPIKAQVVGWPPIRSYRKNCLQAKKLEAEAAGLYVKVSMDGAPYLRKIDLKVYKGYPELLKALEEMFKSKVGEYSEREGYNGSEHVTTYEDKDGDWMLVGDVPWDMFINSCKRLRIMKESEARGLGCAV, encoded by the exons ATGGAATTTGAGAGAGATCTTAATCTTGATGCAACAGAGCTTAGGTTAGGCCTCCCCGGCACTGCCACAAAACAGTCAGAGAAGCATACACCTAACTCAAATCTTGCCAAGAGCAACAAAAGATCATTGCCTGACATGAATGAAGAGCCCGCAGGATCATCAGGGGAAAATTCTAGCGTCTcatcaaatgacaaaaaaagCCATGACCAAGAAACTGCTCCACCCATCAA GGCACAAGTGGTAGGGTGGCCACCAATCAGATCTTACAGGAAAAACTGTCTACAAGCAAAGAAACTAGAGGCTGAAGCTGCTGGACTTTACGTGAAAGTTAGCATGGACGGTGCTCCTTATCTCAGAAAGATTGATTTGAAGGTTTACAAAGGATATCCAGAACTCCTTAAGGCCTTAGAAGAGATGTTCAAATCCAAAGTTG GTGAGTATTCGGAGAGGGAAGGGTATAATGGATCAGAACATGTAACAACATATGAAGACAAAGATGGAGATTGGATGTTGGTTGGAGATGTTCCATGGGA TATGTTCATCAATTCATGTAAGAGGCTGAGAATCATGAAAGAGTCAGAAGCTAGAGGTTTGGGTTGTGCTGTGTAA